From Methanobrevibacter ruminantium:
AGCTGGACAACAAATAACCGCTACTGGTGCTGGTGTAAGTGTTGAACCTGTAACCATGGTCGTTGTATCAAAAGGAAACACTGGTGCAGAGGGAATCAGAACCATAAATTTATCAAAAGGAGATAATGCTAATAAAAGTTTAAACGAATTAGGATTGATTTTAACCGATATCCTAAAAGATGTCATCCCATCAAAAAATAAAGATGACAAATACATAAATGTCGACGATGTTACTGAAGTTGAAATCCAAGACGGAGAAATTAAGGAAAAAGCTGAAGACATAGTTGACGAAGTTGAAGATGGATTAGACATTGAAGTGGATAATGATGAATAAATAAATCATCAATCTATAAGATATATCTAATAAAAATAAATTAAAAATATTAAAATATTAAAATATTAAAACTAAAAACAATATGAAAAGGCGATGAAATGAACTGCAATCTTTTTTTAATTATCCTAATCGCCTTAATCCTCATATTTTTAATAATTCTATACAACGGAATAAGACTATTTTTA
This genomic window contains:
- a CDS encoding GerW family sporulation protein, whose product is MIDEAPIKSTVEELRKLIHISNYVGEPIESEDKILIPVTKAAIGFGIGEQKAGQQITATGAGVSVEPVTMVVVSKGNTGAEGIRTINLSKGDNANKSLNELGLILTDILKDVIPSKNKDDKYINVDDVTEVEIQDGEIKEKAEDIVDEVEDGLDIEVDNDE